The genomic segment CACGAAAAGATGTTATTGAAAAGACTGAAGGTAGTGCCACGAACTATCATGACTGACGAGAGACAATTGCCATGAGAGACAAAGCATCTGTCGCCCTGAATGCTGCAGAAGAGATATATGAAATAAAGCAAATGCTTGCCGGACAACGATTTGGATATGTCCTGATTGAGTCAAGTTTTGAAACAGGGTTTACGATAATCCCGAAAAGGAGGTAACAATGGATGACAAAGATATTTTGATTGATGCGCTCAAGTTTCATGGTCACAAGTGCTGGGCAAGTGTGGCAGGCGTGCGCATCGGATTGGCAGCACTACGGACATTGAATGTAAAACGCTCCGGCGGCACACAGCTTTACGGCATTGTGGAGATCGGCGAAGACCACGGCGGAATGTGTTTTGGTGATGGTGTGCAATATGTAACCGGTTGTACCTTCGGCAAAGGTAATATCCGCAAGGAGCCTTATGGTAAGCTTGCATTCACGCTGATCGATAAGGCTACAAACCGTTCCGCCCGCGTAAGCTACAAACCGACATTACAAAAGCAGATTGCCGAATCGGCTTTTATGCGGAAGCGAGGCATGGGCATCATGCCCGATGAAATCCCCATCGAAGAGCAGATGGAATTGGTGAACCTCGTCTGGGATGCACCGGAAGCAGACATACTTATCACCGGCGAAGTAATCAGCTACAAAGGCGAATGGTTTCCGGAGATTATGGGTTTTACGCCGTGTGCCGGCTGCGGCGAATTGACGGCTCATGCATATCTGCGCGTGATTGGCACCAGGCATGTCTGCATACCCTGCTCGGGTTACGACCGGTAGAGGTTAATACGTTTCAGGAGGTACGAAATGAAAGATCTTAATGAGTATTATGATGTTGCACTTAAGTTTCACGGGCACAAATGTCCGGCCATGCCCATGGGTCTCAGGGCTGGGCTTGCCGCTATGACGGCACTTGGTGTTGAACGTGCAAAAGACAAAGAGCTTG from the Pseudomonadota bacterium genome contains:
- a CDS encoding FmdE family protein → MIDALKFHGHKCWASVAGVRIGLAALRTLNVKRSGGTQLYGIVEIGEDHGGMCFGDGVQYVTGCTFGKGNIRKEPYGKLAFTLIDKATNRSARVSYKPTLQKQIAESAFMRKRGMGIMPDEIPIEEQMELVNLVWDAPEADILITGEVISYKGEWFPEIMGFTPCAGCGELTAHAYLRVIGTRHVCIPCSGYDR